In a single window of the Renibacterium salmoninarum ATCC 33209 genome:
- a CDS encoding carbohydrate ABC transporter permease gives MARKAPLSRRISLNTLGVVFALLWVFPVYWLVSSAFSPESALQSRTPSFFPVPFTLEHFQSILADGAFYSALRMSFFTALLVVLAAIVFAFFASLALSRFRFRGRRALIVSVLVIQMIPAEALFISQYKMIDGWHLLNSILGLSILYVGASLPFTIWMLKGFVDGIPVELEEAAMIDGCSRMGAFFRVNFPLLGSGIVASSIFAFLASWNEYTLSLVLLSSDNAKTLPLWMQGFSTQLAGTNWGGVMADSTLMAVPVIILFAIVQKRMAQGLVAGAVKG, from the coding sequence ATGGCCCGCAAAGCGCCGTTGTCCCGGCGGATCAGTCTGAACACACTCGGCGTCGTCTTCGCGCTGCTCTGGGTGTTCCCGGTCTATTGGCTAGTTAGCAGCGCCTTCTCCCCCGAGTCCGCGCTACAGTCTCGGACGCCGTCGTTCTTTCCGGTGCCCTTCACACTGGAACACTTTCAATCGATTCTTGCCGACGGCGCCTTCTACTCAGCGTTACGCATGAGCTTTTTCACCGCGCTCTTGGTAGTCCTAGCCGCGATTGTCTTCGCCTTCTTTGCCTCGTTGGCTTTGAGCCGGTTCCGATTCCGTGGCCGGCGCGCGCTGATCGTCTCGGTGTTGGTCATCCAGATGATTCCGGCCGAAGCGCTGTTTATTTCGCAGTACAAGATGATCGACGGCTGGCACCTACTCAACTCAATCTTGGGCTTGAGCATCCTCTACGTCGGCGCCTCGCTGCCCTTCACCATCTGGATGTTGAAAGGTTTTGTTGACGGTATTCCGGTGGAACTTGAGGAGGCCGCCATGATTGACGGCTGTAGTCGAATGGGTGCCTTCTTCCGCGTGAACTTCCCGCTTTTGGGTTCGGGAATTGTTGCTTCCTCGATCTTCGCGTTTTTGGCGTCCTGGAATGAATACACACTGTCTTTGGTGCTACTCAGCAGCGACAACGCGAAGACATTGCCCCTGTGGATGCAGGGCTTTAGTACCCAGCTGGCAGGCACAAACTGGGGCGGAGTCATGGCCGATTCAACGTTAATGGCGGTGCCGGTCATCATCTTGTTCGCGATCGTCCAAAAGCGGATGGCCCAAGGTCTTGTGGCAGGAGCCGTCAAAGGGTGA
- a CDS encoding ROK family protein, whose translation MNEATSRSFGAGARVIALDIGASSVKFALIDESGQLGGTGVEELVLNQQRLAASQLAQLIRTQFDGGPPAAVGVTAPGIVDASTGVVRHSANLDWQNFALGDELSELLDIPVVVSHDAYSAGVAEHHLGAARGVQNAIITVLGTGISSALWWMVRSLPRVVMRAKWAMAASHRWVAPRRLTVVAVLLVVYRHSHPQVG comes from the coding sequence GTGAATGAAGCAACTTCCCGGTCCTTTGGGGCCGGGGCGCGCGTTATTGCGCTCGATATTGGCGCGAGTTCAGTCAAATTTGCACTCATTGACGAGTCAGGCCAGTTAGGTGGAACCGGGGTTGAGGAGCTCGTCCTGAACCAACAGCGGCTAGCTGCGAGTCAATTGGCGCAACTAATTCGCACCCAGTTCGACGGCGGCCCACCCGCGGCTGTAGGCGTGACCGCGCCCGGCATCGTGGACGCCTCGACCGGCGTAGTGCGGCATTCTGCAAATCTTGATTGGCAGAACTTCGCCCTTGGCGATGAGCTCTCCGAGCTACTCGATATTCCGGTAGTGGTCAGTCATGATGCGTATTCGGCCGGCGTCGCTGAACACCATCTTGGTGCCGCACGCGGGGTTCAAAATGCGATCATCACCGTGCTCGGCACCGGAATTAGCAGTGCTCTGTGGTGGATGGTGCGATCCTTGCCGCGGGTGGTTATGCGGGCGAAATGGGCCATGGCCGCATCCCACCGGTGGGTAGCGCCGAGGCGATTGACTGTAGTTGCGGTGCTGCTGGTTGTTTACAGACACTCGCATCCGCAAGTGGGCTGA
- a CDS encoding ROK family protein — protein MGHGRIPPVGSAEAIDCSCGAAGCLQTLASASGLIAGYARRSGQTLPNAQRVFEAAASGDPAAAETIAAGIDALALSLAQCVALLGPEVIVLGGGMAQAGPALFDPLARTVDSLLSFHRRPRLVKAELGRWAGTFGAALAARAALGSMTGDSSETSKNTLTF, from the coding sequence ATGGGCCATGGCCGCATCCCACCGGTGGGTAGCGCCGAGGCGATTGACTGTAGTTGCGGTGCTGCTGGTTGTTTACAGACACTCGCATCCGCAAGTGGGCTGATTGCAGGTTATGCGCGGCGAAGCGGGCAAACGTTGCCGAACGCACAGCGGGTTTTCGAAGCCGCCGCGTCCGGAGATCCAGCTGCTGCAGAAACCATCGCGGCTGGCATTGATGCCTTGGCTCTCTCCTTAGCGCAGTGCGTAGCTCTGCTTGGGCCCGAGGTGATTGTGCTTGGCGGCGGAATGGCCCAAGCTGGGCCAGCGCTCTTTGACCCATTGGCCCGCACTGTGGATAGTTTGCTCAGCTTCCATCGACGTCCCCGATTAGTCAAAGCTGAGCTGGGTCGGTGGGCTGGCACCTTCGGTGCGGCCTTGGCAGCACGAGCCGCTCTCGGTTCTATGACGGGCGATTCTTCGGAAACCAGCAAAAACACACTAACCTTCTGA
- a CDS encoding ROK family transcriptional regulator — protein MLTLWGTVRRTPNTHVNPDLKMVALSEFSSAILSLIASNPASSRADLARKLNLAPSTITQRINELIEAGLIAESGAGGHTGGRRPTLLSLVADAGCILAADLGAAHAWVGRLNMSCALLDSSLISIDISAGPEAVLPIISEAMRSLIEDDTPPLRGVGLALPGPVDFTRGMVDSPSRMRGWHQYPVRDWLSREFDTAASVDNDANMMALGEYSLRQRQNPDTKNRTDTLFLKAGAAIGCGLILQGQLYRGASGTSGDIAHVQVSAAGELPCACGHRGCLETVASGTAIVSQLIEAGVEVKDLADVIRFALNGDTQTTTRLRAAGRLLGQTLSTVVNFINPSLVVLGGGLSQVEPYVAAIRSQLYAGCHPLAAKNLLIEPSQAGSQAGLLGAGQQCLRAVLAQG, from the coding sequence GTGCTAACACTATGGGGTACCGTCCGTCGTACGCCAAACACACACGTAAATCCGGACCTAAAGATGGTGGCGCTTTCCGAGTTCTCATCAGCGATCCTTTCGCTGATTGCGAGCAACCCGGCCAGCTCTCGTGCCGATTTGGCGCGCAAACTCAATTTGGCGCCGTCGACCATCACACAACGGATTAACGAATTGATTGAGGCAGGTTTGATCGCTGAATCTGGTGCCGGCGGGCATACCGGCGGCCGACGCCCAACGCTTTTGAGCCTGGTTGCCGACGCTGGTTGCATTTTGGCGGCTGATTTGGGTGCCGCGCATGCCTGGGTTGGCCGGCTAAATATGTCTTGCGCGCTGCTGGACTCATCGCTGATCAGCATCGATATTTCGGCCGGCCCCGAAGCAGTTTTACCGATCATTTCCGAGGCAATGCGCTCCTTGATCGAAGATGACACGCCACCGCTGCGCGGGGTTGGCTTAGCGCTGCCTGGCCCCGTGGATTTCACCCGCGGCATGGTTGATTCGCCTTCTCGAATGCGCGGCTGGCACCAGTATCCGGTGCGTGATTGGCTCAGCCGAGAATTCGACACCGCGGCAAGCGTGGACAATGACGCAAATATGATGGCTTTGGGTGAGTATTCACTGCGTCAGCGGCAAAACCCAGACACCAAAAATCGCACAGATACTTTGTTTCTGAAAGCCGGCGCCGCAATAGGTTGCGGACTCATCCTGCAAGGACAGTTGTACCGAGGCGCTTCTGGAACGTCCGGCGATATTGCCCATGTCCAAGTGAGCGCCGCGGGCGAATTGCCCTGCGCCTGTGGCCACCGCGGTTGCTTGGAAACGGTAGCGAGCGGCACCGCGATTGTCAGCCAACTGATTGAGGCCGGGGTCGAGGTCAAAGACCTGGCCGACGTGATCCGCTTTGCTCTTAATGGTGACACTCAAACCACAACGCGGTTGCGAGCGGCGGGTCGGTTGTTAGGCCAAACGCTCAGTACGGTGGTCAATTTCATCAATCCGTCGTTGGTCGTTCTAGGCGGCGGGCTATCCCAGGTGGAGCCGTATGTAGCGGCGATCAGGTCGCAACTATACGCAGGCTGCCACCCGCTCGCTGCCAAGAATCTGTTGATCGAGCCGTCGCAGGCCGGTTCGCAAGCCGGGTTGTTGGGTGCTGGCCAGCAATGTTTGCGGGCAGTCCTAGCGCAAGGTTGA
- a CDS encoding zf-TFIIB domain-containing protein, with amino-acid sequence MKCPKCGETMRSYERNGVMIDQCEGCRGIFLDRGELEQLMDAESRFGSAQQGQKNQGFGGGYGGFSGGHSGGRGNKGGGHGNNSGGHGNNGNNGRR; translated from the coding sequence ATGAAGTGCCCCAAATGCGGCGAGACAATGCGCAGCTACGAACGCAATGGTGTGATGATCGATCAATGTGAAGGTTGCCGCGGCATCTTCCTCGATCGCGGCGAACTCGAGCAACTCATGGATGCCGAGTCCCGTTTTGGCTCGGCGCAGCAAGGTCAAAAAAATCAAGGCTTCGGCGGTGGGTACGGCGGTTTTTCCGGCGGGCACAGCGGTGGGCGCGGAAATAAAGGCGGCGGCCACGGCAACAATTCTGGCGGTCACGGCAACAACGGGAACAATGGCCGACGGTGA
- a CDS encoding cytochrome c oxidase assembly protein yields MNDPGIDGPVWLPLAPPSIAEYLAPNLQPIPLIPTIAALAGALYLAGAIRLWRQGRSWPIAPTIAFLTGCLTIVVVMGAGIEGYGLRMFSIFMFQQLTLMMAVPPLLVFGSPGRLLLHAMPHRGLGRYVLKLAIGGLRSRWGAFALHPAVMIPLFLLSFYGLYFSGIADAMLRSWYGHVGLELLFLISGILFTVPLISTDPLPRRQSHLGRMVDVFSEMPLHAFFGVVIMMATVPMVKFFGTMPESWGIDPMKDQGVAGGLAWFYGELPTVLLLMLILFRWQRDDSRTARAKDLANHVKGGEPSDLEQYNAYLSDPARRR; encoded by the coding sequence ATGAACGATCCGGGAATAGACGGACCAGTCTGGCTACCTCTTGCACCGCCAAGTATTGCGGAGTATCTGGCCCCAAATCTGCAGCCCATCCCACTGATACCGACCATCGCAGCCCTAGCCGGCGCCCTTTACCTGGCTGGGGCTATTCGGCTGTGGCGGCAAGGGCGCAGCTGGCCGATTGCGCCAACGATCGCCTTCCTGACCGGCTGTCTGACGATCGTCGTCGTGATGGGTGCCGGCATTGAAGGCTATGGCCTGCGAATGTTCTCGATCTTCATGTTTCAGCAGCTGACGCTAATGATGGCAGTGCCACCACTTCTTGTCTTTGGCTCCCCTGGCAGGCTGTTGCTTCACGCAATGCCGCACCGCGGGCTTGGCCGCTACGTTTTGAAACTCGCAATCGGCGGCCTCAGGTCCCGCTGGGGTGCATTCGCGCTGCACCCCGCCGTTATGATTCCGCTGTTTCTACTGAGCTTTTACGGTTTGTATTTTTCGGGGATTGCCGATGCGATGCTCCGCTCCTGGTACGGCCACGTAGGCCTGGAGCTGCTGTTCCTGATTTCCGGAATCCTCTTCACGGTTCCGCTAATTTCTACCGATCCGCTGCCGCGCAGACAAAGCCACCTTGGCCGAATGGTCGACGTTTTTTCGGAGATGCCGCTACACGCCTTCTTCGGCGTAGTGATCATGATGGCCACCGTGCCGATGGTGAAGTTCTTTGGCACCATGCCTGAGTCCTGGGGAATTGATCCGATGAAGGATCAGGGAGTGGCCGGTGGCCTGGCTTGGTTCTACGGCGAGTTACCCACGGTGCTGCTGTTGATGCTGATCCTCTTCCGCTGGCAACGCGACGACTCACGCACCGCGCGCGCCAAGGACCTAGCAAATCATGTCAAAGGCGGCGAACCGTCAGATCTGGAGCAATACAACGCCTATTTGAGCGACCCCGCCCGACGACGCTAG
- a CDS encoding ABC transporter substrate-binding protein, with protein MPARTPSPLGSNASDDVPKRAVEAVVAAFKAKKGDSVTVNTVPHNDFQEKINSYLQGSPDDSLTWFAGYRMKYYAQKGLVAPLDDIWDKIGGNFSDALKKASTAGDGKKYLVPNYNYPWGFFYRKSLWQERGYAEPKTFDELKTLCATMQKDGLIPIGFADKDGWPAMGTFDYLNMRLNGFQFHMDLCAHKESWDQKKVGDLFDTWKALLPYQDPAALGQTWQDAAKALEAKKTGMYLLGSFVTQQFSDPQVLADIEFLPFPAVAVEGQDSVEAPIDGLMLSKKVVRIRPLEILSSSSAPRRVKTLMPPWTPQTWSRPRALTPRNIHRSTQNAPRPSPMRKTSVSSSTETRYRLWLAT; from the coding sequence ATGCCAGCTCGAACTCCCTCGCCCTTAGGCTCGAACGCCTCCGACGACGTCCCGAAACGCGCGGTAGAGGCCGTTGTGGCCGCGTTCAAAGCCAAAAAAGGCGACAGCGTCACGGTGAATACCGTGCCGCACAATGATTTCCAGGAAAAGATCAACTCTTACTTGCAAGGCAGCCCTGATGATTCGCTGACTTGGTTCGCTGGCTACCGGATGAAGTACTACGCGCAGAAGGGATTGGTAGCGCCGTTAGATGATATTTGGGACAAGATTGGCGGCAACTTCTCCGACGCACTCAAGAAGGCTTCAACTGCCGGCGACGGCAAGAAGTACCTAGTGCCGAACTACAACTACCCCTGGGGCTTCTTCTACCGCAAGAGTCTGTGGCAAGAACGCGGTTATGCCGAGCCGAAGACCTTCGATGAGCTCAAGACGCTTTGTGCCACAATGCAAAAAGATGGCTTGATCCCGATCGGTTTTGCAGACAAAGACGGCTGGCCCGCGATGGGCACCTTTGATTACCTCAACATGCGACTCAACGGCTTTCAGTTCCACATGGATCTGTGCGCACACAAAGAAAGCTGGGACCAGAAGAAAGTCGGCGACCTCTTCGATACCTGGAAAGCGCTGCTGCCCTATCAGGACCCCGCTGCACTAGGCCAAACTTGGCAAGATGCCGCTAAGGCCCTGGAAGCGAAGAAGACTGGCATGTACCTGTTGGGCTCATTCGTCACCCAGCAATTCAGCGATCCGCAGGTGCTTGCAGACATCGAATTCTTGCCATTCCCGGCGGTTGCGGTGGAAGGCCAAGATTCAGTCGAAGCGCCAATTGACGGTCTCATGCTGTCCAAAAAGGTGGTCAGAATCAGGCCGCTCGAGATTTTGTCGAGTTCATCGGCACCCCGGAGGGTCAAAACGCTTATGCCTCCGTGGACACCTCAAACCTGGTCACGGCCAAGGGCGCTGACACCTCGAAATATTCACCGCTCAACACAAAATGCGCCTCGACCATCGCCAATGCGAAAAACATCAGTCAGTTCTTCGACCGAGACGCGTTACCGGCTATGGCTAGCAACGTGA
- a CDS encoding carbohydrate ABC transporter permease, producing the protein MVAFLGIIGTPLGLLLAVLLDQKIRGSRIYQSVFFAPVMLSMALIGIIWQLFYNKDNGLLNFFLGTAGTPQAVDWFGDSNVNIWAAMIAATWRHAGYVMILYLAGLKGVDPTLREAASLDGASASQTFFRVVFPAMKPVNIIIVVITIIESLRAFDVVWVIHKGRNGLELLGALVIQNLVGEGQVIGVGSALAVILLIISLVPIVWYLVRTFRKDSRA; encoded by the coding sequence TTGGTTGCTTTTTTGGGCATCATCGGCACGCCGTTGGGTCTGCTGCTAGCGGTGCTCTTGGATCAAAAGATTCGGGGCAGCAGGATCTACCAGAGCGTCTTCTTTGCGCCGGTAATGCTCTCCATGGCGCTGATCGGGATCATCTGGCAGCTGTTCTACAACAAGGACAACGGCCTGCTGAACTTCTTCCTTGGCACCGCCGGAACCCCGCAGGCCGTCGACTGGTTCGGCGATTCAAACGTCAATATTTGGGCCGCGATGATCGCAGCAACGTGGCGGCATGCGGGCTACGTCATGATCCTCTATTTGGCTGGCTTGAAAGGTGTTGATCCGACCTTGCGGGAAGCGGCCTCTTTAGACGGCGCAAGCGCTTCGCAGACCTTCTTTCGAGTCGTGTTTCCCGCGATGAAGCCCGTCAACATCATCATTGTGGTCATCACGATTATTGAGTCATTACGAGCTTTCGACGTGGTCTGGGTGATCCACAAGGGGCGCAATGGCCTGGAGCTACTCGGCGCCTTGGTTATCCAAAACTTAGTCGGCGAAGGCCAAGTCATTGGCGTCGGCTCCGCGCTGGCGGTAATTCTCTTGATCATTTCGCTCGTGCCGATTGTCTGGTACTTGGTCCGAACCTTCCGAAAGGACAGCCGAGCATGA
- a CDS encoding carbohydrate ABC transporter permease: MSTDVAPVNGPVKTPVKNRSKDSQKKRHTGTHLFLIVMAVIWLIPLFWSIFTALRPKESTDKYGYFSFGGSFNFQNFIDAWTQGGMLKYLINSAVITIPTVAITLFLASMMAFAVSRVNWKFNLTLLIMFTAGNLLPPQVLAAPLFEIFKHIELPYSISPSGSLLNTTFAVIAVNTAFQIGFCTFVLSNYMKALSSDLTEAALVDGAGIWRQYWSIIMPLCRPALAALATLEVIFIYNDYFWPLLLIQSGDLLPITAGINNLQGQFFNNYNLIAAGAIITVLPTLLIYLALQRQFVAGLTLGSSKG; this comes from the coding sequence ATGAGCACCGACGTCGCGCCAGTAAATGGCCCAGTAAAGACCCCGGTAAAGAATCGCAGCAAAGATTCGCAGAAAAAGCGACATACCGGGACGCACTTGTTCCTGATCGTGATGGCGGTGATCTGGTTGATCCCGCTGTTTTGGAGCATCTTCACGGCCTTGCGGCCCAAAGAATCAACCGATAAATACGGCTATTTCAGCTTTGGTGGCAGCTTCAATTTCCAGAACTTCATTGACGCCTGGACGCAAGGCGGCATGTTGAAATACTTGATCAATTCGGCGGTCATCACCATTCCCACGGTAGCCATCACCTTATTCTTGGCATCGATGATGGCCTTCGCTGTCAGCCGAGTCAATTGGAAATTCAATTTGACTCTGCTGATCATGTTCACCGCTGGAAATTTGCTCCCACCGCAAGTCCTGGCCGCTCCGCTTTTCGAGATCTTCAAGCACATAGAGCTGCCGTATTCGATCAGCCCCTCGGGCAGTCTGCTCAACACCACGTTCGCGGTGATCGCGGTAAATACTGCTTTCCAAATTGGCTTCTGCACCTTCGTCTTGAGCAACTACATGAAGGCGCTGTCCAGTGATTTGACCGAGGCCGCGTTGGTCGACGGCGCTGGCATTTGGCGGCAGTACTGGTCAATCATCATGCCGTTGTGCAGGCCAGCCCTCGCTGCGCTAGCTACTTTGGAAGTCATTTTCATTTACAACGACTACTTCTGGCCGCTGTTGCTTATTCAAAGTGGTGATCTGCTGCCCATCACCGCAGGGATTAACAATCTACAAGGGCAATTTTTCAACAACTACAATTTAATTGCGGCCGGTGCAATCATCACGGTGCTGCCGACGCTGCTGATCTACCTAGCGCTGCAGCGACAATTCGTCGCGGGGCTGACTCTCGGCTCGAGCAAAGGGTGA
- a CDS encoding DeoR/GlpR family DNA-binding transcription regulator produces MLAEARRSVITDTVKREQVVRVADLAETLGVSLMTVRRDIDALHDAGELEKIHGGAKTRSQSSMYEPGFELKSTQAAPEKEAIARSAASLVEEGMAVGLSAGTTTWTLAKYLVPAKRLTIFTNSVRVANVFHEAHSSNTVLLTGGERTPSDALVGPMATQSLQHLHLDMLFMGVHGMDAHAGFTTPNMPEAEMDRALIATSHRVVVLADHSKWGTLGVSSIASFDQIDEMISDEGLPAEAVSFLTGQVRRLWLVSVPQ; encoded by the coding sequence ATGTTGGCTGAAGCGCGACGCAGCGTCATCACGGACACTGTCAAACGCGAGCAGGTCGTCCGAGTTGCAGATCTCGCTGAGACCCTGGGTGTCTCGCTCATGACCGTGCGGCGAGACATCGATGCGCTACATGATGCTGGCGAGTTAGAGAAGATTCACGGTGGCGCAAAAACCCGATCTCAATCAAGCATGTATGAGCCAGGTTTTGAACTAAAGTCCACCCAGGCCGCGCCGGAAAAGGAAGCTATCGCCAGATCCGCAGCTTCCTTGGTGGAAGAAGGCATGGCTGTGGGTCTGAGCGCCGGGACCACCACCTGGACGCTGGCAAAGTATTTGGTGCCCGCGAAACGGCTAACTATTTTCACCAACTCGGTTCGGGTGGCCAACGTCTTCCATGAAGCACATTCCAGCAATACCGTGCTGCTGACCGGTGGTGAGCGAACGCCGTCGGACGCATTGGTTGGACCGATGGCTACCCAATCATTGCAACACCTACATTTGGACATGCTTTTTATGGGGGTGCACGGAATGGATGCGCACGCCGGCTTTACCACGCCAAACATGCCCGAAGCTGAAATGGACCGCGCGCTCATTGCCACCTCACATCGAGTGGTGGTCCTTGCCGATCACAGCAAATGGGGCACCCTTGGCGTCTCCTCAATTGCTAGCTTTGACCAGATCGACGAAATGATTTCCGACGAAGGGCTGCCAGCTGAGGCTGTCTCTTTTTTGACTGGCCAAGTTCGCCGGTTATGGCTGGTCTCAGTCCCGCAATAA
- the aroQ gene encoding type II 3-dehydroquinate dehydratase, producing the protein MTSTGNFLVLNGPNLNLLGTREPAVYGTATLDEVNELCIETAEALGFSVECIQSNHEGDLIDAIHAARGTADGIVINAGAYSHTSIALRDAISSVQLPAVEVHISNVHAREDFRQHSHLSAVSTAVIVGAGISGYKFAIERLAALQL; encoded by the coding sequence ATGACTTCCACCGGCAACTTCTTGGTGCTCAACGGGCCTAATCTGAACCTGCTCGGCACTCGCGAGCCCGCGGTCTACGGCACCGCGACTTTGGACGAAGTGAATGAGCTGTGCATCGAAACGGCTGAGGCTTTAGGTTTTTCGGTGGAATGTATCCAGTCGAATCATGAAGGCGATCTCATCGACGCGATTCATGCCGCCCGCGGAACTGCTGATGGCATTGTCATTAATGCTGGCGCATACTCACATACCTCAATTGCATTACGGGATGCGATCTCCTCGGTGCAACTACCCGCCGTCGAGGTGCATATTTCCAATGTGCACGCGCGGGAAGATTTCCGGCAGCATTCGCACCTTTCGGCCGTCTCCACTGCCGTGATTGTTGGCGCCGGGATTAGCGGATACAAATTCGCAATTGAGCGCCTGGCCGCCTTGCAGCTCTAG
- a CDS encoding MarP family serine protease has translation MFGLSWLDIPLLILLIWQLFYGWRVGFLISLCGILGFAAGAVGAFFAVPLVSNWVGDSGWRLAAVVGSALAFIVVGYSIGVGIGSWLSRGVRLKPLKAINRIFGAVASFVIAALLISPVAFSLSNLGVPFVSQVISQSGVIRTIDSFTPTPIKQAIAQWRSAVVSQGIPQLFNQLGPVTQTPPDARTDTPALNNAAQSVLKITGTAFQCGQNQTGSGFVAAPNRVITNAHVVAGVSQPVVETPNGAMPARIVFFDPEQDLAVLAVDGLGVQPLALGAELANGSQTAFQGFPFGGPFQSKPASVQSKGTVLVPNIYGGNNHPEEVYQLAGDVQPGNSGGPLLDMNGKVVGVVFAKADSNQQVGYAFTLKEVSPVVEQAAGLNREVSSGQCTKK, from the coding sequence ATGTTCGGTCTGAGCTGGCTCGATATTCCGCTGCTTATTTTGTTGATCTGGCAGCTCTTCTATGGTTGGCGGGTTGGTTTTCTGATCAGCCTCTGCGGCATTCTTGGCTTTGCCGCGGGTGCGGTGGGCGCCTTCTTCGCGGTCCCCTTGGTCAGCAACTGGGTGGGAGACTCTGGTTGGCGACTGGCCGCCGTCGTCGGTTCTGCCCTGGCTTTTATTGTGGTTGGGTATTCAATCGGTGTTGGCATCGGCAGTTGGCTGAGTCGGGGCGTCCGGCTGAAGCCGCTGAAGGCAATCAACCGAATCTTTGGCGCAGTTGCTTCGTTTGTCATCGCGGCGTTGCTGATTTCACCAGTTGCGTTCAGCTTGTCTAACTTGGGCGTGCCTTTTGTATCGCAAGTGATTAGCCAATCCGGCGTGATCCGGACAATTGATTCCTTCACCCCGACGCCGATCAAACAGGCGATTGCGCAGTGGCGTTCCGCAGTAGTCAGCCAGGGCATCCCGCAGCTCTTCAACCAGCTGGGCCCGGTCACTCAGACGCCGCCTGATGCCCGCACTGATACCCCCGCATTGAACAACGCGGCGCAGTCGGTTTTGAAAATCACCGGAACGGCCTTCCAATGTGGCCAAAACCAGACCGGTTCAGGTTTTGTTGCCGCGCCCAACCGAGTGATTACTAACGCACACGTTGTTGCCGGGGTGAGCCAGCCCGTCGTCGAGACGCCGAACGGCGCCATGCCTGCGCGAATTGTTTTCTTTGACCCGGAGCAGGATCTTGCGGTACTCGCCGTGGACGGGCTCGGCGTGCAACCTTTGGCTCTGGGAGCTGAGCTGGCCAACGGATCGCAAACCGCTTTTCAAGGATTCCCCTTTGGCGGACCATTCCAATCGAAGCCAGCCTCTGTGCAGAGCAAAGGCACCGTGTTAGTGCCAAATATCTACGGCGGCAATAATCACCCTGAAGAGGTGTACCAACTAGCCGGTGATGTGCAACCAGGTAACTCTGGCGGTCCATTGCTGGACATGAACGGCAAGGTTGTTGGCGTGGTCTTCGCTAAAGCAGATTCTAATCAGCAGGTGGGTTACGCCTTCACGCTGAAGGAAGTCTCGCCGGTGGTTGAACAAGCCGCAGGGCTCAACCGGGAAGTTTCTTCCGGCCAATGCACTAAGAAGTAA
- a CDS encoding Crp/Fnr family transcriptional regulator, translated as MDIEVLRRAPLFATLDDEAFRLLTDELTEVDLSRGASVFHEGDQGDQLYFIVSGKVKLGRTAPDGRESLLAILGPGELFGEMALFDPSPRTATATAVSETRLAGLRNESLRALLQTSPEVSAQLLQALARRLRRTNDNLSDLVFSDVPGRVAKALIDLSERFGRPATDGVLVAHELTQEELAQLVGASRETVNKALAEFVQRGWLRLEARAVVILDINRLRQRSR; from the coding sequence ATGGATATCGAAGTACTTCGCCGGGCACCGCTCTTCGCCACGTTGGACGACGAGGCTTTTAGGCTGCTCACGGATGAGCTCACCGAGGTGGACTTGTCCCGTGGCGCATCGGTCTTCCATGAGGGTGATCAGGGCGATCAGCTGTATTTCATCGTCTCTGGCAAGGTGAAACTGGGACGAACCGCGCCGGATGGCCGTGAGTCATTGCTGGCCATCCTCGGCCCGGGTGAATTGTTCGGTGAAATGGCGCTCTTTGATCCGAGTCCGCGCACCGCAACTGCCACCGCCGTTTCGGAGACCCGCCTTGCCGGTCTGCGCAACGAGAGCTTGCGTGCGCTGCTGCAGACTAGTCCGGAAGTTTCAGCCCAGCTGCTGCAGGCGCTTGCTCGTCGGCTACGTCGCACCAACGACAATCTCTCTGACCTGGTGTTCTCCGATGTTCCTGGCCGGGTGGCCAAGGCGCTTATCGACTTGTCCGAGCGCTTCGGCCGGCCGGCTACCGACGGCGTCTTGGTGGCGCACGAGTTGACTCAGGAAGAATTGGCGCAACTCGTTGGCGCTTCGCGCGAGACGGTCAACAAGGCACTAGCCGAGTTCGTCCAGCGCGGTTGGTTGCGCCTCGAAGCGCGCGCCGTCGTCATTCTGGATATCAACCGGTTGCGCCAGCGCAGCCGCTAG